ctaacactggctccaagatcgcataaagccttatctatcgatatccccaatgtgacatggtatggagaaaCTCCCGGGATCTTTCggtttgggtggaagcttattttgcaaaatagcaccGCTTTCTTCCGTGAGAGTTCTGAGatcaaattcctccaatttcttcttgttagataaaatctccttcaaaaatttggcatatgaaggcatttgtgctaaggcatcagtgaaaggaatagtcacatgcaaagacttcaatacctccaaaaacttcccaaattgtttatccaattttgctttctgaaacctttgtggaaatggtaaaggtggcatgtgggctttaggtgcaacatatttaggttcttcctctttgctctaggttcttcctctttgctctccctctccttacttcctttttcttccactgaattttctttctcagcttcaattctaacttcagCTTCAGTTTTTTCATCTCCTTCtctgcttttcttttcttcaactttctcttcaatctttttatctccattctccaatatttttccacttctcaatgtaatagccttgcaatgctcccttgaattttctggttggctaggaagcttcccaaatgctttgttacttgaagagctagcttgttgagctatttgattctctaacatcttgttgtgtgttgccatttgatccactttagatgctaattgagaaatcatttcttgttgactttgatggctcacaagtagagtttcaatcatagattccaatctagctgtcttgtctagttgtgcttgttgtggtagaggtggagcaggtacattttgaggtttagaaattccaggagggggacctctattctgctgaaaattctgattttgcccttgtctacctccccatgagaaattggggtggcttctccatgctggatcataagttgcagaaaatgggttaccacctggtctttgattgtagttccccacataatccacttgctcacttgaaaaatcttgatttagtgcagaaaaatctgctgcacaattgacatttgcagctccaacttctactgaattactagaacctccggttgaagaatctactttcatgcttagcttgtccattttccttgtcaaagcatcaaacttagcattaatcatattcatggcatcaagctcaaacataccagctggtttcttgatctcattcctctcacaactccattggtagttgttataagcaattttatcaagagcagaaaaagcttcatcttcagatttctccataaggtcacctccagaagatgcatcaatcgTACTCCTAAtggctggtgaaactccattgtaaaagtgttgaacaagcatccacttaggaatcccatgatgtggacatctcctttgcaaatccttgtacctttcccatgcttcatacaagctctcatcatctctaggtttaaaagaagtcagctcatttctcagCTTAgttgtcttgcttggtggaaaatattgggctaaaaatgcttgagaaagttcatcccatgttgtgatagaacccggtggcaaagaatgtaaccactctctagcttggtccttcagagaaaaaggaaataatctgagtcaaattgcatcatcagaaactccatttatcttcaacatatcgctgatctcaagaaagtgtgctagatgcacatgtggactttcacttggatttcctccaaattgtgattgttgtaccatTTGACAGTCTGAGCTtgattcaaaattattagcttctactcttggtcttgtaatacttggcatgaaatctccaatgttaggataggcatgatcttTCACAGAGcgattgttattgttgttgttgttggccatttcttcttgtaattcctcttgctcttgtgctctttcttgttgttgttgagctttaatttcagcttttctcctcttagattctgctcttaaagcttttgctgtcttctctatttctgggtcaaagaataaattgatttcttcactttttgtccttctcataaaataaagcacctgaaaaacaaaaataaacaaattctcaaagtaaaatggtaaaaagaaaataaaataaaatgcccaaattaaccaaacaaacaattgttcaatatcaaacaaaaatcaaatccccggcaacggcgccaaaaacttgatgtacgaaaatccgcaagtatacgggtcgtctcaagtaataaagtgatgaatcaagtatcgttcccacaaggatttgctgtttgattactaaactatgaatgaagcgattatttgggctaatgattaatgaataaatggtaaatgtaaatgagcaaggtaaattgattaatctaattgaaatgggtaaagagcaaacaaataaattctaattctagttcgcaattaaactaaaattaacaatgggtaatttaaacgaaagtctaattatggtaaaagtgattccagagttgggggtttatgcataaattaattgggatttgtcttgggcattccaatttttagggaaaaatagagtttgaaggaaattgattctaaatccctttgatatctttttcaagcaaatcaaagcgtattctaaaataaccaaacctactttcgtatgtatttgattactttaaaacccattaagttttgtaaccaataattaattcctcttaaagtcctagtttatttctaaatctaagtgattttaagttcccatccatgattacccatcaatgactttcaccttacggtccttcaatcaaagattaacacaatacccaatgggtaccaacattaggcaagtaaatcaagcacacaaggaaggaatcaaagctcatattcatataaaataaggaaatacccagtctaaatccacaaattaatctaaaacatatttcccaactctgaaatctaaagaaattactcactcatgatggtatttacaagaaatattgatggaagaataaagaaaaacatgacaaaaggactgaaataggaaaacccaggtggaagaaccaaggtctctggtttctggagctccaaactcatgcagcagctcctcttcctagagagaatggcgtcttctctccctctttctatataattttctttcctttttgtttttccttcctttcctcttgtggcaaaaataaggaaatgatgaatttatatggtcccaaaaagttgccctaaaagtaaataagagccaaggagtggataggaaatgaggtgtaaaattatccaagtcagcagcactattcacaTTCTGGGCAGTCTGCCTAGGGTTCgtcttaaccctaagcagcttcttagcaaattttagcctctggtcgcactgtctgcttaaggttaagcagactttcagcaaatctcggcagacttagagtaaaatggatttttctgctcatgcttgacttgtcctgcaccttaagcattgccgctttaccctaagcatgaccttaagcaaagtctcaagcaaatttcggctagtttgctctttcaaggcttgatttcttcaactttcctccatgcttaaagaacttcaaatctcttcaaattatttccTATTTCACTCATTgaccttcgatttgccacaaaatcctatcaaaaacaacaaaattacaaaaatcaaatataaagtatctaaaattaacaaataagataaaataaagctaaaaacataaaatacactaagatatgagggcaaaatggatgcaaaactaccctaaaatacctatatgaaatgagtgcaacaGAACTTTGAATTAGGATTCCAAAAGTATGACGAAAGAGAATTCTAATTAATTGAATCGCTAACTAAGCCTTGGAAATGAAAAAATACAAGCTATGGAGAATTTTAAATGTTTGAGTTTCTGATCCTTCTTCTCTGTATATATAAACTGATATATCATGTACAAACATAAGTCTTCCTTCCAGTGTTCAGCTGCAATTCACCAACATATCTTGGTTGAGCAGGTAgctatttttcttaattattgcTTTTCTGATCTCTATAATTACATTTGCTTGTTCATAATCTCCAAGCATACATAATTTGATCTATACAGGGATGGAAAGACGCATGTGGGAGGATCTACCAGAGTATTGTTTAGTGAATGTGTTTAGAAGGGTAGGCATGGAGACACTGCTATTGGATGTTCCCTTTGTGTGCAAGTCTTGGTATAAAGCCACCCTTAATCCTCTCTGCTGGGAACGCCTTGATTTTTATGACATAATGTTCGTTCCAAAAGACGACTGCTTCTATCGATTCTATGACGTTGACGGTGTCCGAATGGTCCACAAATTAATGGATGAATACGGAATAAAAGAATTTTCCGCCGGTTCTATGATCAAATTTCTTGTCAATCGTAGCAATGGGAAATGTACTGTGCTCAATCTTCCGGCTGATGGCTGCAAGGAAGAGGTTTTCAAATTTGTTATTGACAAGTTAGTCCTTCTAACTTCATCATTTCAAACTCTAAAGAATTAAAAAGACAATAATCTGCTCTAATTTTTCATTGCTTCTCTTAATTATGATCATTTATTCTACTGGTGTTAACAACAAGATTTAATCGTTTTTCAGATGTCCTGCCTTGAGATGTTTGTCATTCTCTTGTGATCTTTTCAAGACTAATTATCTGCCCATTATTCAAGAGCTAATAGAGAAGTGTAAATATCTGGAATTCCTGACTATTTTAGACTTTAAAGTTTCAAATTTGAAAGAAATAGTAGCGAAAATTGGGCTTAACTGCAAAAATTTATGGGGTTTTGCTGCTCCTTTTGCATATATTGGTGAAGAGGAGGCGGCTGCCATTGTCACAACCCTTCCTCATATTAGTTACCTGATTCTAAAGCATTCACTTATCGACCGAAAATATCTGGTGGAGATACTGCATGGCTGCAAGCGGCTCTTTCATTTAGATGTAAGCAACTGCAGTGGATTCAAGATTGATGACAAATTACTCAAGCTGGCTTCACATATTCATACCTTCAAGTACGAGGGTGTAATCGATTGATTTCCTCATGAAGATGACTTTGAGTTTTGGGATGGCTACAACTCTGCTTGAATCCTATCTAAGGGTAGGTTGATATAATACTAGTATAATGCAGTTTGCTTCTCAAAGAAATATTCTATTATGAATTTTGTTCATATCCCAAACTCTAGTTTTGTTTTTGAACAATCTTGACCATGCTAATAGGAGGAGAAGTGGGATAATCCTCGGACAATTTTGCATTGCATGGTTGTAATAGACCTTTTGCATTTAGGCTTGATGTGTTGTATAGTTTTCCAGATTAGTGAAAAGACTGAAAGTCGTTACCTGTTCAAAATGCTATATATTCTTGTTAGATTATCATTATCGGTGACGACCAACATGGAGAGGCATAAAGGCACAGAAGTTAAACAAAATGTAATTATTTATAGGGTATTATAAATCAACATGGAGAGGCATGAAGGCAGCACCTCCTTATTATGCATGCTGCAAACTTTAACAATGATCAAAACAATAGGGAAAGTTTCTAAAGGTTATTAACCACATTCATTAATGGTTGTTGACCCAGAACTGTCTCTGAAGATAGTTCACCACATTCTTGTCCACTTGAAATGCCTTGGTCAGAACATCAGGGTTGATCGGTGGATTTGATCCAAATACTGCATTTGCAATTGTAATAACTCCTGGATTTTGGCTGCTCAATCCAGAAATAGCAACTGCATTAGTTTGTCCGATATTGAACTGAAAGtggatgaggccaattggaaatacaAAGACATCTCCTGCATTTAGAAACTTGGTAATGAGGCGATTGGGATTTGATGTGACGAAACCCACGTAGAGAGTGCCTTCCAAAACTACTAAGATCTCTGTTGCACGAGGATGAGTATGGGGTGGATTTAGACCTCCATATGGTGCAAAATCAATACGAGCTAAAGATATACCAAGAGTGTTAAAGTCCTGGTATTTTGTCAACATTTACTAGAGTTacatttgatccaactttgtttgaTGTGTTTCCTGGAATGTTGAGACCTGAAAAAGAGAAATCATTTGCTATTGCAAGCATTGGGTCCCTGCAGAATTTCCCATTCACGAACACTGCAAAGAAAAGTAAGTTTgttaatattaataaatgaaataaaaataagaaattttgcAAGAAAGGCACATAACACACCACCATCCTTGGGGTCCTTAATTGCAACACAAAAGTCTTGAAGAGGACTAGGGTCGAAGGCAGAGGCAAAAGAGGAAGACAAAGCCAAAAGAACAAAAGCCACAAGGGAACGAGCTCGTTGCATGTTGTAATTAATTAGGCTAGGATGGATGTCTTTAGCTTCAAACTTTGGAATATTGCTTGAGCTCAGTAGGAGTTTGGAGATCCTGCAACGGAAACAAAGTGTATTTATAGATGGGAGTCATTGAACTATTCTTTGATATCTATAGTACATGAAACTGAAGAAGACTTGTTTAATTAGTCTTCCATGGTTAATTGTTTAGGTATTTTAATCAATGAACGAACCATTCTACAACAACTATACACATCAAATACAATTTGGCTTGGAACTAGTCCATCATTTCCATGCTTTCTTCCTAGGTTAATATAGAGCAATTGCACATTCACATATATCCTGCAAGCAACAAGCAATTTAAAAATACAATTAATATGATTACTTATGAGTTCATCCTATGAATATGATTAAAAATACGATTTCAACTTGTTTGAAACAAATGAATTAaatattcattaatttatataaaaaaatttgattACTTCCACACTTAATTTCTTTTACCATCTTAAAAAATTGATAGAATTTGCAAACTAATGAGTTTTATGAGGTACAATTGTCAGCGAATCATTAAGTTAAATTGGCTGGGTGTTTAATTACTTCTTTGACTGATAACAGAATAATTTCTAGAAAGAGCAGAGTTAAGGATGGAATTTAActtttttaaattaattctaCCCATATGGAGTGGCAAGTCAATTGTCTCTTTGGGACAAGGACATAGTCAATGCACTTGAAAGTGATCTACACTAGATATATAATGCATGAATTGATGATTTCTTTACTTGAAGCTTGAAACCTAAATGACTTGGCTCTTGTAGAATCGGTAAAATAATTGCTACACTTtggaaaattctttttttttttcctctaaattttttaattttgggcATAAATGGTTGATATTTGACttgattaattattaattaatgcaATACCTTAAATGTTATTTGAATGAAAAGGTTCTATTAATTGAGGTTATCTATGGTGTGTTAGACTTAATCTTGATTTCCTGAGTACCATTGAGCTGGTCTTtgtaattttgattaaaaattttgttGTTAACAAAATGAGAAAAAATGAACTAAGGAAAGAAAATACGTAAAGGATTCATTTGGAATAAATCATTTGCAAGAAAAGAATTCAAAATAATTCTTACACAATCATGCATtaattttatttcctttgaaatgagaaactttttaagttaaaaagaattaaattcttgCAAAATTCTACATCCTATTAGACAAAAACGTGGTGAACTATTTTCAGGAGCAACTCTGGATCAACAATCATTAGTTAGGTAATCATATGTCAAACAATAGTTTTTTGATAATATTTTTCAGTTTTCCATGTTATTCCTGTAATTACCATTATTGTAATATAATAAGAGCAGTTTATCGCCACATTTAGTTTGATTTTTCTGTTAAAACCTATCTCTACTCATCCCCATGTGATATATACAATCTTAAGGTCTGTAGTTGATGGATAGTTTGAATTGGAGGGGGAAAAGAAATATCCTGTCCCACAAAAAAGATGAAAGAAAACTGACCATCCCAACGTTATCCTACTGTTCTAATTGTATATATGCCTTTGCCTTTTGAAGCTATATGATTggttttgtaattggagaaaagagAGATTGTTGGAAAATTGGAACAAATTATCCGTATGGATGGCTAAGGCGTGTCATGAGCACTGACCTTAAGAGTAGTTTTCCATCCTTCCAAGACAGAGTCTTGATATAGCAGGTGCTGGCAGTCTATTCCCCATGATTCAACAGTCCAACTCTCTTCTAAGCATGCACTCATTGTGGAAAAATTGCATGAATAACTAAGAAACTTGCTTGTATTCCACAAAGATTAGAACTAAAAGTATTTGTTGATatggaaggaaaaaaaaaatcattttctgCTATCTGACTAGGTGCTTAAATTTGGGAAAATCTTATATTTACACCTTTTATCAAAAAACATTAGAATAGATATTTACACCTTTTGGTAATTGTACATGGTTCAGCTATGCTCATGACCCATTTTCATTTGTTCACAACTATGATTTTGAATTGTTCATTATAGCTTAGAAATTAGTACTTATTTTGTGGCTTTATATTTTCGTGTGTATGTTTGAGAGAAAGAAGTTAAAGGAACTGGAATTGTAGTGTACTAGAAATCAACATGGAGAGGCATAAAGGCAGCATCTCCTTATTATGCATGCTACAAACTTTAACAATGATCAAACAATAGGGAAAGTTTCTAAAGGTTATTAACCACATTCATTAATGGTTGTTGACCCAGAACTGTTTCTGAAGATAGTTCACCACATTCTTGTCCACTTGAAATGCCTTGGTCAGAACATCAGGGTTGATAGGTGGATTTGATCCAAATACTGCATTTGCAATTGTAATAACTCCTGGATTTTGGCTGCTCAATCCAGAAATAGCAACTGCATTAGTTTGTCCAATATTGAACTGAAAGtggatgagaccaattggaaatacAAAAACATCTCCTGCATTTAGAACTTTGGTAATGAGGCGATTGGGATTTGATGTGACGAAACCCACGTAGAGAGTGCCTTCCAAAACTACTAAGATCTCTGTTGCACGAGGATGAGTATGGGGAGGATTAAGACCCCCATATGGTGCAAAATCAATACGAGCTAATGATATACCAAGAGTGTTAAGTCCTGGTATTTTGTCAACATTTACTAGAGTTacatttgatccaactttgttcgaTGTGTTTCCTGGAATGTTGAGGCCTGAAAAAGAGAAATCATTTGCTGTTGCAAGCATTGGGTCCCTGCAGAATTTCCCATTCATGAACACTGCAAAGAAAATTAAGTTTgttaatattaataaatgaaataaaaataagaaattttgcAAGAAAGGCACATAACGCACCACCATCCTTGGGGTCATTGATTGCAACACAAAAATCTTGAAGAGGACTAGGGTCGAAGGCAGAGGCAAAAGAGGAAGACAAAGCCAGAAGGACAAAAGCTACAAGGAAATGAACACCTTTCATGTTGTAATTAATTAGACAAGGCTGGATGTCTTTAGCTTCAAACTTTGGAAGATTGCTTAAGCTCAGTTGAGGTTTGGAGATCTTGCAAGGGAAACAAGTGTATTTATAGATGGGAGTCATTGAACTGTTCTTTGTTATCTATAGTACATGAAACTGATGAGGACTTGTTTAATTAGTCTTCCATGGttaattttttaggtattttaatcAATGAACGAACCATTCTACAACAACTTAAAACATTTTGCTTTATTTAATTTCCTAAATATGCCTATTTCAATACAATTTGGCTTGGAACTAGTCCATCCTTCCACTTCTTCCATTTGTCCTTCTTTAGTTAATATAGAGTAATTGCACAGCAATTTATAAAAATAGCAACAAAGGATCAACAACAGCATACAGATCCTAGaatatgattaaaaaataaaatttcaacatGTTTCTATAtactttaatttatataaaaatttaattactaaCAAATACacacttaattaatttctttccaATCTCAAAGTTCCTTTTGAAATGATATGTTCTGAATTGTATTAAAATTGATAGAATTTGCAAACTGATGAGTTCTAAATTAGCCTAGCAATAAGATACCATGCATGAAATGTTAATATTACATACGCCTGCAACTCTCATCATAGAGATAAGACTTCAACTAAGTTGGCTGAATTGAATTATTAAGCTAAATTGGCTGGGAAAGTTTTATGATTACTTCTTTGACTGATAATAGAATAATTTCTAGAAGAAGTAGAGGTAAGACTGGAATTTAaccttttttaataattaattctgCACATATGGGGTGGCAAGTTAATTAATTATGTCTTTGGGACATAGTCAATGCACTTGAAAGttgtcacgactcaacctatgggcctgaccggcactaggacctgggctggcATAAAGCCCTCAAAACCCGTAATAAGCCTTAttgttctcaaatccataaccaaagcccaaaaacttaggcccaacatataaataaaattaaataaaataaaatatttttattcgggtcaacccAATCCGATAATCATAAAAAACTGAAGTCAGGGGAGCCCCGCTCAACCCTGATACCATcacttacaaattatttaaataccatataaatcttcatttattaatctcaagaatttaaattaacacgatttctaacaaggtccataCTACTACtgacacatgcggagttctagattttaaatttagaaaagtaataaaataattaaataacctacgttaaacctgcaaggaataaagcaggttgctctgtaaaagaactcctcctgaagcctggaaaaataggtgaacaggagtgatcgttcgactcagagagtaaaatactaattttaaccataatttctattgctatctaaagctaatgcatcctaaggaatggaatgtaacatcatcataaatttcatacaaatcacatcataagagtaaaaaggtaatttggagcactcacacacccaacattgTCCAAATAGTACATATATTGGAACTGATCcccatacagctctcttaatctaacctctgccagctagtgtctctcaagctggactttcgcttaataaactaaatgcggggtcccagtgagtatctctcaagccgtgtctatcccgACTTATCtataaaggaccgggtcccagcgagtgtctctcaagccgtgtctatcggtcctgtccatatccaataccataccacacgcacaccaatgcatgcacactgctccaaattaccacaaacaacatccatggcactttctcaattatgaatgcaatataaaacgtgtctagtgtttaactacatagatacatatttataagtgatgcatgggcatgcttgaacatataataatatcgaaattataattaaaattaatattttacttatagTATACCGAGGActgttgtggctgctggatggaggaaaatagctgacctcaatcacctaataattatattataaatttattagtactaagtcaaaataaaattctaaagAGACAAcaaacagcctaattcatgccggaaatccggcagagtttctcctacacctaggacttacccaacctgcaaaaatggttcaaataacacttctaaacttaaCCCATATCTCATCGTCATTATATGATCCCTCCTGAGCCCTCCAAACCAGGCAATACTcacaatcttaaaaattacattttagtccctataattgatattttataaaaatccacctaaacaagctctaaaaattctaaaattttgcgccgtcgtccttagcaatattataaggctattggaaaaggaatcaaaattttctgattatccacaaatattttatgaattttattctaacccaataCAAGATAAAAATTGAGTAATgcagagttcgggtttacctatgccaaatctgacacctggaacgagtccagaacatctgaaaatgctaggattaaCTATAATATTGACCACATTCTGAGACGGGCCATCGGGCAGTCGAATCTGGCTGAAAATGCAATCCAGGCGTcggtgagctatcctcgatctGATTACACCTAAATTAATTCTAAAttctgttaataattatcataaaattatttttaaattttgggaataaaaaaagttcaaaaatctcaccaagcaatATGGACCGTCCGATTATTGCCTTTTTCAAACAGTGTTTGATCGGAGTGAGaccagtcctatctcgaagatttCGCCGTCCTGAGTCCATTTGGTGGCCTCAGATTTCctatccaacggtcggatcggcCGAAAATTTGCCGGAAAGCCCACTGCCTAaattttctctctcctttttCTCTCTCTACGACTCGCAGGAAAAGCTCCATTATCGCCGGTGAAGGAGGTCCCAAAGGGACGCCTGAGCCACGCTGCCACCTCTTGCAGGCTTCTCGGCTTCGAAAACGGCCAGAAAACGGCCTGGAAGCTCTCCCACGTCGTTCGCCTTTGGGTGGTTGGTCGAGCTCCCCGCCGCTGCTGCTGCCCTTCTGGCCGGCGTTCATGGCTTCCAAGCGTCGTCGATCGTGCTAGAGCTGGTGGGGATCTCACCAGCCATGGGGGTTTGCCGGGAAAGGGAAgaatgagggagagagagagagagagaggggaagaGAGGTTGGGGAGGGGGGGTTTCCTGTGCCGCGTTTTGGGTTTCTTCTTGTTTTTTTGTTTTAACTCCTAATTAAACTATTAGTCCCTCAACTTCTTAGAGGTTTACAATTAAgtacaaaattattttattatgttaaaatttaataaaactctagtaatgataaaaataaatataattttggaaaatttaattattttattctcctttaataaattaactttaattaatttatttattatcaatttatttattattattatcttcctttatttttttaaaatcaattcaaataaatcctataatattaataacataatatttcctttttattttatttataattttaaaaattttgggttgttaCAAAAGTGATCTACGCTTGATATATAATGCATGAATTGATGATTTTCTTTATTTGTTGAAGCTTGAAACTTAAATGACTTGGAGCTTTTAGAATCGGTAAATCCAATAATTGGTACACAAAATgagaaaatatgaattaaggaaagaaaataataaaaacacaAAGGAAAAGCGACT
This sequence is a window from Hevea brasiliensis isolate MT/VB/25A 57/8 chromosome 10, ASM3005281v1, whole genome shotgun sequence. Protein-coding genes within it:
- the LOC110661766 gene encoding F-box protein FBW2-like, with protein sequence MERRMWEDLPEYCLVNVFRRVGMETLLLDVPFVCKSWYKATLNPLCWERLDFYDIMFVPKDDCFYRFYDVDGVRMVHKLMDEYGIKEFSAGSMIKFLVNRSNGKCTVLNLPADGCKEEVFKFVIDKCPALRCLSFSCDLFKTNYLPIIQELIEKCKYLEFLTILDFKVSNLKEIVAKIGLNCKNLWGFAAPFAYIGEEEAAAIVTTLPHISYLILKHSLIDRKYLVEILHGCKRLFHLDVSNCSGFKIDDKLLKLASHIHTFKYEGVID
- the LOC110661767 gene encoding germin-like protein subfamily 1 member 13; protein product: MKGVHFLVAFVLLALSSSFASAFDPSPLQDFCVAINDPKDGVFMNGKFCRDPMLATANDFSFSGLNIPGNTSNKVGSNVTLVNVDKIPGLNTLGISLARIDFAPYGGLNPPHTHPRATEILVVLEGTLYVGFVTSNPNRLITKVLNAGDVFVFPIGLIHFQFNIGQTNAVAISGLSSQNPGVITIANAVFGSNPPINPDVLTKAFQVDKNVVNYLQKQFWVNNH